A region of Ictidomys tridecemlineatus isolate mIctTri1 chromosome 4, mIctTri1.hap1, whole genome shotgun sequence DNA encodes the following proteins:
- the Rraga gene encoding ras-related GTP-binding protein A — translation MPNTAMKKKVLLMGKSGSGKTSMRSIIFANYIARDTRRLGATIDVEHSHVRFLGNLVLNLWDCGGQDTFMENYFTSQRDNIFRNVEVLIYVFDVESRELEKDMHYYQSCLEAILQNSPDAKIFCLVHKMDLVQEDQRDLIFKEREEDLRRLSRPLECACFRTSIWDETLYKAWSSIVYQLIPNVQQLEMNLRNFAQIIEADEVLLFERATFLVISHYQCKEQRDVHRFEKISNIIKQFKLSCSKLAASFQSMEVRNSNFAAFIDIFTSNTYVMVVMSDPSIPSAATLINIRNARKHFEKLERVDGPKHSLLMR, via the coding sequence ATGCCAAATACAGCCATGAAGAAAAAGGTGCTGTTGATGGGGAAAAGCGGGTCGGGGAAGACCAGCATGAGGTCCATTATCTTTGCAAATTATATCGCTCGCGATACCAGGCGCCTGGGTGCCACCATTGATGTGGAGCACTCTCACGTCCGATTCCTGGGGAATCTGGTGCTGAACCTGTGGGACTGTGGCGGTCAGGACACCTTTATGGAAAATTACTTCACCAGCCAGCGAGATAACATCTTTCGTAATGTCGAGGTTTTGATTTACGTGTTTGATGTAGAGAGCCGCGAACTGGAAAAGGACATGCATTATTATCAGTCATGTCTGGAGGCCATCCTCCAGAACTCACCTGATGCCAAAATCTTCTGCCTGGTGCACAAAATGGATCTAGTTCAGGAGGATCAGCGTGACCTGATTTTTAAAGAGCGAGAGGAAGACCTGAGGCGTTTATCTCGCCCACTGGAGTGCGCTTGTTTTCGAACATCCATCTGGGATGAAACGCTCTACAAAGCCTGGTCCAGTATCGTCTATCAGCTTATTCCCAACGTTCAGCAGCTGGAAATGAACCTAAGGAATTTTGCCCAAATTATTGAGGCTGATGAAGTTCTGCTGTTCGAGAGAGCTACGTTCTTGGTGATTTCCCATTACCAGTGCAAAGAGCAGCGTGACGTCCACCGGTTTGAGAAGATCAGCAACATCATTAAGCAGTTCAAGCTAAGCTGCAGTAAATTGGCCGCGTCTTTCCAGAGCATGGAAGTTAGGAATTCTAACTTCGCTGCTTTCATCGACATCTTCACATCAAACACATATGTGATGGTGGTTATGTCGGATCCATCCATCCCCTCTGCAGCTACTCTGATCAACATTCGCAATGCCAGGAAACACTTTGAGAAGCTAGAGAGAGTGGATGGCCCCAAGCACAGTCTCCTCATGCGTTGA